From a single Phragmites australis chromosome 7, lpPhrAust1.1, whole genome shotgun sequence genomic region:
- the LOC133925411 gene encoding basic blue protein-like, with protein sequence MALGSSTCRKILAVFLCVMVFTQGGGGGMVAAESRLWPVGDHAGWSFGVLGWPNYKPFMAGDVLLFSYKPGEHNVMQVSSLQYALCEAPGNATVWSTGNDRITLARGVWFFISGFTGDCEKGMKIAVTAR encoded by the exons ATGGCACTGGGAagcagcacttgcaggaagataCTGGCGGTGTTCCTATGTGTGATGGTGTTCACAcaaggcggtggcggtggcatgGTGGCTGCGGAGTCGAGGCTGTGGCCTGTCGGTGACCACGCCGGCTGGAGCTTTGGCGTCCTAGGATGGCCCAACTACAAGCCCTTCATGGCAGGCGATGTTCTCC TGTTTAGCTACAAGCCGGGCGAGCACAACGTGATGCAGGTGAGCAGCTTGCAGTACGCCTTGTGCGAGGCTCCCGGCAACGCCACGGTGTGGAGCACCGGCAACGACCGCATCACGCTCGCCCGTGGAGTGTGGTTCTTCATCTCCGGATTCACGGGCGACTGCGAGAAGGGCATGAAGATCGCCGTCACCGCGAGATAG